One Mycolicibacterium doricum genomic window, ACCTGTGGCGCCATTACATGATGGATGCGGTGCAGCCCAACAACGGGCACCGAGCCGTCGCGGCCTGGCAGGACTACGCCGACGTGCACGTGGTCACCCAGAACGTCGACGACCTGCACGAGCGGGCCGGTAGCCGGAACGTCTACCACCTGCACGGGAGTCTGTTCGAGTTCCAGTGTGACGCTTGCGGCTCCCGCTTCGAGGGCACGCTGCCGACCATGTCCGAACCCGTCGAGTCGGTCGATCCGCCGCGGTGCCCGTGCGGTGGCCTGATCCGCCCGAATGTGGTGTGGTTCGGCGAGGCGCTGCCCGAGGCCGCCTGGCAGCACTCGGTCAACGCCGTGCTCACCGCCGATGTGGTGATCGTCGTGGGCACGTCGTCGATCGTCTACCCGGCCGCAGGTCTCCCCGAGATGGCGCTGGCCCAGGGGACTGCGGTCGTCGAGGTCAATCCTGAACGCACACCGCTGTCCGACAGCGCGACGGTGTCGCTGCGGGAGACCGCCGCCGGGGCGCTCCCGACCCTGCTGCAGCGCCTTCCCGAACTGCTCCCGTAGTTCAGGCGGGCCGCACCGCCCGCCCCAGCGCCAGCTCCGACACGGGCAGCGGCACCCAGGACGGGAACATCCGTTCCCGCCGCGCGTCCTCGACCCGGAAGCCCGCCGTGGTGATCGCCGTTTCGGTGTGCCGATGGGTGTGGCAGTTACCCAGCATCCTTGGCCACACCGTCGCGTCCGCGATCTTCTGCAGGCTCGCCCGCGCGCCCGTGCCCGCGATGTGCTCGAGGTAGCGGAGTTCGCCGCCGGGCCGCAGCATCGAGAACAGTTGGCGCAGTACAGCATCGGGATCGTCCACCGAACACAGCACCAGCGAGCAGACGACGGCGTCGAACGGCTCGGCCGGGCTCAAGTGCTCGACGCTGTCCATGGTGACGGTCACCGGGACAGGCGCATTCGCCGCAGCCTCACGGGCGCGCGCGGCCAGGCGGCGCTCCGGTTCGATGGCGACCACTTCGGTCACCGACGGCGGATAGTGCGCGAAGTTGGTCCCGGTGCCCGCGCCGACCTCCAGCACCCGGCCTGCGAGGCCGGCGAGGTTGTCGCCGCGCAGCCGCCGCATCTCCTCGGTTTCATGACCGGACATGGCCGTCCACAGGCGGGCGAAGAAGGGGTTGTCGACGTCGGCGCTCACCGGTCCATCCTCTACTCACCTCGGGCGCGCCGCCACCGGTTCGGGCAAAGACGGGATCCGCGGATTCGCCGATGCCGAATCGTTCGTGCAGGCTTGCCGGCCTGGGTGACCACGAGTTCCAGCGCCCCGACAGATGCATGAAGGCGGGAAACCAGCGGCATGCGGGCCCACCACACCTACTGGCTAGAAACCTACCCAGAAGTAGGATTGCCACCATTTTCCGAATCGTGACTCAATGATTCCTTAATGGTGACTCATACGCTCAGTCTCATGTGGATCGACGACACCAGTGCCGATGTCATCAAGGTTGATTTCGAGGCTCTCTACCACGGCGATTTCCTTGTCGAGGGGGACACCTCGGAGCAGCTCGACGACTGGAGCCCGCTCGCTCAAGCCGGATGAAAACGCGCGCCCGAGTAGGCGCGCGTGTCCATCAGCTGTTGCTCATCGGGGCGCCATGCGGATTGCACCGTCGAGACGGATCACCTCGCCGTTGAGCATCGGGTTCTCGATGATGTGGGTCGCCAGCGCGCCGTACTCGTCGGGATCGCCGAGCCGCGCCGGGTGCGGAACCTGCTGGCCGAGCGACTTCTGCGCCTCCTCGGGTAGTGCACCGAGCAGCGGCGTCTTGAACAGTCCGGGGGCGATGGTGCAAACGCGGATCAGCTCACGCGACAGGTCGCGGGCGATCGGAAGCGTCATCCCGACGACGCCGCCCTTGGACGCCGAGTACGCCGCCTGCCCGATCTGGCCCTCGAATGCCGCGACGGAGGCGGTGTTGACGATGACACCGCGCTCTTCACCGATGGGTTCTGTCTTGGCGATCCGCTCGGCGGCCAGGCGCAGCACGTTGAAGGTGCCGACGAGGTTGACCTGGATGACCTTGTTGAACTCGTCGAGCGGGAAGGCGCCGTTCTTGCTCAGCGTCTTGATCGCGTTGCCGATGCCGGCGCAGTTGACGTTGATGCGCAGCGGGCCCATCTCCTCCGCGGCGTCCAGCGCAGCGCTGACCTGCTCCGGGTCGACGACGTTGGCCTGCACGAACTTTGCCCGGTCGCCGAGTCCGGCCACGACCTCCTCACCTTTGAGGTCGAGCACCACGACGGAGGCCCCCCGGTCGAGCAGCCGCTTCGTGGTGGCCAGGCCGAGACCCGATGCTCCGCCGGTGACGACGGCGGCAGCGTTTTTGATTTCCACTCGCATGTACCTTTCTGTTGGTTGAGGTCTGTTGGTTGAGGTCTGTTGGTTGAGGTCAAACCCACTCGTCGAGGACTGCTTCGGTGTCGGCGCCTGGTGCGCCGGGCGGCTTCGGTGCCGCAGGCACGGTTCGGGAGAACCGCGGCGCGGGCGCCGGGAACAGGTTTTCGCCTTCGCGGTAGAACGTGCCGCGGTCGGTGTTGTGCGGTTCGCTTTCCACCTCGCCGAATGACAGCACTGGTGTCACGCACGCGTCGCTGCCGGTGAACACCTTCGTCCAGTGGTCGCGGTCGTGTTCGGCGAACGCCGCGGTGAGGCGGGCGCGCAGTGCGGGCCAGCCGCTCATGTCATGCTGGTCGGGCAGCTCGACCGGGTCGAGGCCGAGCTTGTCGAGCATCTCGGCGTAGAACTGCGGTTCGATCGCTCCGACGGCGACGTAGCGGCCGTCGGAGGTCTCGTAGGTGTCGTAGAAGGGGGCGCCGGTGTCGAGCATGTTGACGCCGCGCTCGTCGGACCACATCCCCATCGCGCGGAAGGCCCACATCATCTGCGCCAGCACGCTGGACCCGTCGACCATCGCGGCGTCGATGACCTGCCCCGTGCCCGAACGCTCCCGCTCCCACAGGGCGGCCAGGATGCCGACCAGCAGGAACATCGACCCGCCGCCGAAGTCGCCGGCGAGGTTCAGCGGGGGCACCGGACGTTCGCCGGCGTGGCCGACGGCGTGCAGCACACCGTTGAGCGAGATGTAGTTGATGTCGTGCCCAGCCTGCTGGCTGCGCGGGCCGGTCTGGCCCCAGCCCGTCATCCGCCCGTAGATCAGCCGCTCGTTGACCTTGGCGCAGTCCTCGGGGCCGAGCCCGAGCCGCTCGGTGACGCCGGGCCGAAACCCCTCGATGAGCACGTCGGCCTTGGCGATCAGCTTGAGCACCAGTTCACGGCCCTCGTCGGTCTTGAGGTTGGCGGCGACCGATCGACGGTTACGGAGCAGTTGGTCGCGTCCCTTGATCGGGATCCCGGGCCCGTTGCCGGGCCGTTCGATACGGACCACGTCCGCACCCAGGTCACCGAGGATCATCGCCGCGTGGGGGCCTGGTCCGATACCGGCCAATTCCACGACACGCAGGCCTTGCAGTGGTCCCGCCATTTTCTACCGCCCCTTCGGAGTAGTTCACCGCGACATAGCTTACTTATATAACCTTCTCGACCGGCCACGGGCATCATCCCACCCGTGCGAAGGTGTAGCCGTGACGACCACCGACCCCGGTACCGGCGCATACGTCAGCATTGACGACCTCACCGTGCAGCTCGACGACGGGGTGCTGTCGGTGACGCTGAATCGGCCGGACAGCCTCAACTCCCTGACTCCCGAGATGCTCGACGGGGTCGCCCAAACGCTCGATCGGGCCGCCGACGACCCGGCGGTGAAGGTGGTGCGGCTCGGTGGCGCCGGGCGCGGGTTCAGCTCCGGTGCGAGCATCAGCGAAGAAGATCAGACGAAGAAGGCGGAGATCGGCATCAACGCCGTTCTCGACGCGACCAACCGCGCGGTCCGGGCGATCGTCTCGGTGCCGAAACCGGTGGTCGCGGTAGTGCAGGGTCCGGCGGCCGGTGTCGGCGCCTCACTGGCGTTGGCATCGGACGTCGTCATGGCTTCGGAGAAGGCGTTTTTCATGCTGGCGTTCACCAAGATCGGGTTGATGCCCGACGGCGGTGCGTCGGCGCTGTTCGCCGCGGCGGTGGGGCGGATCCGCACGATGCGGATGGCGTTGCTGGCGGAGCGGATCTCGGCGGCCGAGGCGTTTGACTGGGGTCTGGTGACCGCCGTGTATCCCGCCGGCGAGTTCGACGGCGAGGTCGACAAGGTGCTGGCGACGCTGAAGTCGGGCCCCGTCGTGGCGCTGCGGAAAACCAAGCAGGCCATCAACGCGACGACGCTGACCGAAC contains:
- a CDS encoding NAD-dependent deacylase; protein product: MQVTVLSGAGISAESGVPTFRDVETGLWAKVDPYEISSAQGWRANPEKVWAWYLWRHYMMDAVQPNNGHRAVAAWQDYADVHVVTQNVDDLHERAGSRNVYHLHGSLFEFQCDACGSRFEGTLPTMSEPVESVDPPRCPCGGLIRPNVVWFGEALPEAAWQHSVNAVLTADVVIVVGTSSIVYPAAGLPEMALAQGTAVVEVNPERTPLSDSATVSLRETAAGALPTLLQRLPELLP
- a CDS encoding CaiB/BaiF CoA transferase family protein; the encoded protein is MAGPLQGLRVVELAGIGPGPHAAMILGDLGADVVRIERPGNGPGIPIKGRDQLLRNRRSVAANLKTDEGRELVLKLIAKADVLIEGFRPGVTERLGLGPEDCAKVNERLIYGRMTGWGQTGPRSQQAGHDINYISLNGVLHAVGHAGERPVPPLNLAGDFGGGSMFLLVGILAALWERERSGTGQVIDAAMVDGSSVLAQMMWAFRAMGMWSDERGVNMLDTGAPFYDTYETSDGRYVAVGAIEPQFYAEMLDKLGLDPVELPDQHDMSGWPALRARLTAAFAEHDRDHWTKVFTGSDACVTPVLSFGEVESEPHNTDRGTFYREGENLFPAPAPRFSRTVPAAPKPPGAPGADTEAVLDEWV
- a CDS encoding enoyl-CoA hydratase, yielding MTTTDPGTGAYVSIDDLTVQLDDGVLSVTLNRPDSLNSLTPEMLDGVAQTLDRAADDPAVKVVRLGGAGRGFSSGASISEEDQTKKAEIGINAVLDATNRAVRAIVSVPKPVVAVVQGPAAGVGASLALASDVVMASEKAFFMLAFTKIGLMPDGGASALFAAAVGRIRTMRMALLAERISAAEAFDWGLVTAVYPAGEFDGEVDKVLATLKSGPVVALRKTKQAINATTLTELEGALGRETEWQLALLSAHDFREGARAFRERRSPSFTDH
- a CDS encoding class I SAM-dependent methyltransferase, translating into MSADVDNPFFARLWTAMSGHETEEMRRLRGDNLAGLAGRVLEVGAGTGTNFAHYPPSVTEVVAIEPERRLAARAREAAANAPVPVTVTMDSVEHLSPAEPFDAVVCSLVLCSVDDPDAVLRQLFSMLRPGGELRYLEHIAGTGARASLQKIADATVWPRMLGNCHTHRHTETAITTAGFRVEDARRERMFPSWVPLPVSELALGRAVRPA
- a CDS encoding 3-hydroxyacyl-CoA dehydrogenase, whose amino-acid sequence is MEIKNAAAVVTGGASGLGLATTKRLLDRGASVVVLDLKGEEVVAGLGDRAKFVQANVVDPEQVSAALDAAEEMGPLRINVNCAGIGNAIKTLSKNGAFPLDEFNKVIQVNLVGTFNVLRLAAERIAKTEPIGEERGVIVNTASVAAFEGQIGQAAYSASKGGVVGMTLPIARDLSRELIRVCTIAPGLFKTPLLGALPEEAQKSLGQQVPHPARLGDPDEYGALATHIIENPMLNGEVIRLDGAIRMAPR